The genomic DNA TGCCGACGGTCTTGCCCGCGGCCGGGAGGGTGGTGCCGACGAGCCGGCCGCCGGTCTCGCCCGCGGCCTCGGTGCCCTGCTGCGAGGCGCTGTCCAGGGTGTTGCCGAGACCGGCGCCGTCGAGCGCGGTCAGGCCGCCCAGGTCCGGGGCCGGCGGGAGCTCCGCGGCACCCGCGGCACCGGCCGCGCCGACCACGGGTGCCGCGCCCGCGGCGATCAGCAGCGCGGCACGGGCGATCCGACGGCTCAGGGGGAGGGACATGATGCTCCTTCGACAGGAATTCAGAACAGATTTCGGAGTCTGTCTGTCCGTTGATCGGACGCACTGACAACCGGTCCGGGGGCGGGGAAGGTTGCGGTGCGGGAAGGTAAAGAGTCAGCAACGCGTCCGATGATCCGCGGCGGAGGAACCCGGGCAAACGACGCCCCGGGTGTCCGGGGGACGGACCGTCACTCCCCTGTGACAGCAAGGGAATCGGCGCTCAGGGACGTGGTTGCGGGACAAGCCGCCGAAGCGGCTGCCGGGGAGCGGCCGGATGCCCCGTGCGGGTGATCCGCCGTACTACTGCGCGAGCCGGATTCTGACCTCGGCGGTGCCCGATTCCTGCTGCTCCGCGCGTTCCGTCCGCCAGCCCTCACCGTCCGACCACACCCGGTCCGCGAAGCCGACCTCGTCGATCCGCAGCGCCTCGGCGCGGGCGACGGCCCAGTGCGCCAGCTCCCAGCCGCGCTGCGACGCCGCGTCGTCCCCGGTCTTCGCCGACGCCGCCGGTACGGGCACCGAGACCGTGGACGCGGCGGCCGCCCCGGCCGCCCCGGCCGACGGCAGGACGCCCTGGCCGAAGGCGCGCACCAGCTCGGAACGGACCTTCGCCGCATCGCCCGGACCGGACACGGTCGCCGTGGACGGGGAGCAGTTCAGCGCGGCGGGCGCCCGCCCGGTCAGGGCGGCGGCCAGCAGCGTGGCGTCCGGCTCGTGCTTCGCGTAGGCCTGGGGGAAACCGCTGAGCTGCACCCGCTGCGCGGCGACCGTCAGCGGAAGCCTGGAGTAGCCGGGCACCTTGGCGAGCCGGTCGTAGAAGATCCCGGCGGAGTAGACCGGATCCATGATCTGCCGCGCGGATCCCCAGCCCTGTGAGGGGCGCTGCTGGAAGAGCCCCAGCGAGTCCCGGTCGCCGTGGTCGAGATTGCGCAGCGCGGACTCCTGCAGGGCCGTCGCCAGCGCGATGGTCACCGCGCGCTCCGGCATGCCGCGAGTGGTGCCGACCGCCGAGATCGTCGCCGCGTTGGCGGCCTGCTCGGGGCTCATCTCGTACGTACGCCCCTCGTCGCCCGCCCCGTCGGCGGCGCGCACCGTGCACCGGGGCACCCCCTTGTTGCCCGAGACGTACTGCATCGCCAGATATCCGCCCAGAGCCACGAGCACGGCGAAGGCGGCCGTGAGGCGGAAGAGGCGGCTGCGGCGGGTGGGGGTCGCGGTCCGGGGCACGGGCCCACCGTACTGGAGGGTACGAGCGAGGTGGAGCGAAAGCCGCCACGGCCCGCTCCCGGGTATCACCGTGTGCCGCTCCCCGTACGCCGCCGTCTCCGGCTCCCCGTACGCCGCCGTCTCCGGCGCCCCGTACGCCGCCGTCTCCGGCGCCCGGTACGCCGCCGTCTCCGGAGCCCGGCCGCGGGAGAGGCCGTTAG from Streptomyces sp. NBC_00654 includes the following:
- a CDS encoding ATP-binding protein, translating into MSLPLSRRIARAALLIAAGAAPVVGAAGAAGAAELPPAPDLGGLTALDGAGLGNTLDSASQQGTEAAGETGGRLVGTTLPAAGKTVGKAGAVAAPVAQKTAGGTAGNAGELLGSTAGAATGGALPTDALGGALPTDALGGGLPTELPIG